A single window of Jiangella alkaliphila DNA harbors:
- a CDS encoding TetR/AcrR family transcriptional regulator, producing MSASLERPLRADAERSVRTILEAAERVLARDPGASLEQVAQAAGVARTTVHRRFATRQALVDAMSAAAVEQLAAAIEAGRPETAPPLVALHEITANVLRVKVSWPFALASSMRPDSPVAEAQRRISRRCVELLGKAQAAGAIDAAVDLDWARRVYYALIGETLAGDDASDPDALAARVVDTLLRGIGPRPA from the coding sequence GTGAGTGCATCGCTGGAGCGGCCGCTGCGCGCCGACGCCGAACGCAGTGTCCGGACGATCCTCGAGGCCGCCGAGCGGGTGCTGGCCCGCGACCCCGGCGCGTCGCTGGAGCAGGTCGCCCAAGCCGCGGGCGTCGCGCGCACCACCGTCCACCGCCGGTTCGCCACTCGCCAGGCCCTGGTCGACGCGATGTCCGCCGCCGCCGTCGAGCAGTTGGCCGCCGCCATCGAGGCCGGCCGCCCCGAGACCGCGCCTCCGCTCGTCGCGCTGCACGAGATCACCGCGAACGTCCTGCGGGTCAAGGTGAGCTGGCCGTTCGCGCTGGCCAGCTCGATGCGGCCGGACTCGCCGGTGGCCGAGGCGCAGCGCCGCATCTCCCGCCGCTGCGTCGAGCTGCTCGGCAAGGCCCAGGCGGCGGGGGCGATCGACGCCGCGGTTGACCTGGACTGGGCGCGCCGCGTCTACTACGCGTTGATCGGCGAGACCCTCGCCGGCGACGACGCCTCCGACCCCGACGCTCTGGCCGCCCGCGTCGTGGACACGTTGTTGCGGGGGATAGGGCCGCGACCTGCGTAG
- a CDS encoding MMPL family transporter — MLGRYVTRAPRRVLAGSVLLFLLAGVLAASVIEALALNRYEAHGSESLQARAALAEQFGTSTSNVALLVTATGDGSVDDASVAAAGAALTERLAAEPAVGDAWSYWSEGAATLRSDDGRHALVLAWVPGDADHVRGDVLPGLTERFAGADGPIEVAVGGGDEVFRVVAEQARADFVRAEIVIIPLVGVLLWLVYRRLGPALVTLGVGLFAVVATLAVLRIVTLFTEVSTFASNIALVMGIGLGVDYGLFVTYRFREELARGLAVPEAVRAAVAGAGRTVLFSGATVAASLAVLFVFPFPFLSSFAYAGIAVVLAAVFGATVILPAALTLLGHRAARRRPVEAGHETGFWFRLSTAVMRRPVVSGGAALVVLLGLGAPALGIDFGSPDDRILPASQPVRALYDTIRSDFATEDADAVQVVAPVLDDAQVAPYAAALSELDGVERVDSAAGAFAGGARLADAAEPDPGRYADGTGAWFAVVPTGERLADNPTGLVADVRGLPAPTDVLVGGYPAELADYRDGVVDRLPLVGVLILGVSFVVLFLMTGSVVAPLKASVLNLLSLSVMFGVLVWGFQDGGLADLLGFTPTGTIEPSIPILMFCVAYGLSMDYEVFLLARIKEDYDRTGDVYGSVPRGIARSAPLVTAAALILAVSFAVYATGEVVFLQQLGIGMALAVLVDATLIRGVLVPALMRLAGRANWWAPGPLRRLHDRIGLRESAGRPADRALQDVVQ; from the coding sequence ATGCTCGGCCGTTACGTCACCCGCGCGCCACGCCGCGTCCTCGCCGGGTCCGTCCTGCTGTTCCTGCTGGCCGGGGTGCTGGCCGCGAGCGTCATCGAGGCGCTCGCGCTCAACCGGTACGAGGCGCACGGTTCGGAGTCGCTGCAGGCCCGCGCCGCCCTGGCCGAGCAGTTCGGCACCAGCACCTCCAACGTCGCGCTCCTGGTGACGGCGACCGGCGACGGCTCGGTGGACGACGCTTCCGTCGCGGCCGCGGGCGCCGCGCTGACCGAGCGATTGGCCGCCGAGCCCGCCGTCGGCGACGCGTGGTCCTACTGGAGCGAGGGCGCCGCGACGCTGCGCAGCGACGACGGCCGGCATGCGCTCGTGCTGGCCTGGGTCCCGGGCGACGCCGACCACGTCCGCGGCGACGTCCTGCCCGGCCTGACCGAGCGGTTCGCCGGTGCGGACGGCCCGATCGAGGTCGCGGTCGGCGGCGGCGACGAGGTGTTCCGGGTGGTGGCCGAGCAGGCCCGGGCCGACTTCGTGCGCGCAGAGATCGTCATCATCCCGCTGGTCGGCGTGCTGCTATGGCTGGTCTACCGGCGGCTCGGCCCGGCGTTGGTGACGCTCGGCGTGGGCTTGTTCGCCGTCGTCGCGACGCTGGCGGTGCTGCGCATCGTCACGCTGTTCACCGAGGTGTCCACGTTCGCGTCGAACATCGCGTTGGTCATGGGCATCGGGCTGGGCGTCGACTACGGGCTGTTCGTCACCTACCGGTTCCGCGAAGAGCTGGCCCGCGGCCTCGCCGTCCCCGAGGCAGTCCGGGCGGCGGTCGCCGGGGCGGGGCGGACGGTGCTGTTCAGCGGCGCGACGGTGGCGGCGTCGCTGGCCGTGCTGTTCGTGTTCCCGTTCCCGTTCCTGTCGTCGTTCGCCTACGCGGGCATCGCCGTCGTACTGGCGGCGGTGTTCGGTGCGACGGTGATTCTGCCGGCGGCGCTGACGCTGCTCGGCCACCGGGCCGCGCGTCGTAGGCCCGTCGAGGCGGGGCACGAGACCGGCTTCTGGTTCCGGCTCTCGACCGCGGTGATGCGCCGTCCGGTGGTCAGCGGCGGCGCGGCGCTCGTCGTCCTGCTCGGGCTCGGCGCGCCCGCCCTCGGCATCGACTTCGGCTCCCCCGACGACCGCATTCTCCCCGCCAGCCAGCCGGTCCGCGCGCTGTACGACACCATCCGGTCCGACTTCGCGACGGAGGACGCGGACGCCGTCCAGGTGGTCGCGCCGGTGCTCGACGACGCGCAGGTCGCGCCGTACGCGGCGGCGCTGTCCGAGCTGGACGGCGTCGAGCGGGTCGACTCCGCGGCCGGGGCGTTCGCGGGCGGCGCCCGGCTCGCCGACGCCGCCGAGCCCGACCCCGGCCGCTACGCCGACGGCACCGGCGCCTGGTTCGCCGTCGTGCCGACCGGCGAGCGGCTGGCCGACAACCCGACCGGGCTGGTCGCCGACGTGCGCGGGCTGCCCGCGCCGACGGACGTGCTGGTCGGCGGCTACCCGGCCGAGCTGGCCGACTACCGCGACGGCGTCGTCGACCGATTACCGCTGGTCGGCGTGCTGATCCTCGGCGTGTCGTTCGTCGTGCTGTTCCTCATGACCGGGTCGGTGGTCGCGCCACTGAAGGCATCGGTGCTCAACCTGCTCAGCCTGTCGGTGATGTTCGGCGTGCTGGTGTGGGGCTTCCAGGACGGCGGCCTGGCCGACCTGCTCGGCTTCACCCCGACCGGCACCATCGAGCCGAGCATCCCGATCCTGATGTTCTGCGTCGCGTACGGGTTGTCGATGGACTACGAGGTGTTCCTGCTGGCCCGCATCAAGGAGGACTACGACCGCACCGGCGACGTGTACGGGTCGGTGCCGCGCGGCATCGCCCGGTCGGCACCGCTGGTCACCGCCGCGGCGCTGATCCTGGCCGTGTCGTTCGCGGTGTACGCGACCGGCGAGGTGGTGTTCCTGCAGCAACTCGGCATCGGCATGGCGCTGGCGGTCCTCGTCGACGCGACGCTGATCCGCGGCGTCCTCGTGCCCGCGCTGATGCGGCTCGCCGGGCGGGCGAACTGGTGGGCGCCCGGCCCGCTGCGCCGGCTGCACGACCGCATCGGCCTGCGCGAATCGGCCGGCCGGCCAGCCGATCGCGCCCTGCAGGACGTGGTGCAATGA
- a CDS encoding GNAT family N-acetyltransferase → MEIRATDPESDLARRCLSAFADELRVRFPEGFDDGDLVAARELVPPGGVLLVATADRGTGLACGAVRTIAPATGELRHMWVHPDARGQGLGRRLLGELEAHATTLGLTTLKLGTHAVLTEAVQLYRSAGYAGVEPYGDTPHVHHWFAKQLTQAADAP, encoded by the coding sequence ATGGAGATCCGAGCGACCGACCCCGAGTCGGACCTGGCCCGGCGGTGCCTGTCGGCGTTCGCGGACGAGCTGCGGGTGCGCTTCCCCGAGGGCTTCGACGACGGCGACCTGGTCGCCGCCCGCGAGCTGGTCCCGCCCGGCGGCGTCCTGCTCGTCGCCACCGCGGACCGCGGGACGGGGCTGGCCTGCGGCGCCGTCCGCACCATCGCTCCCGCGACGGGCGAGCTCAGGCACATGTGGGTGCACCCCGACGCCCGCGGGCAGGGCCTCGGCCGCCGCCTGCTCGGCGAACTGGAGGCGCACGCGACGACGCTCGGGCTGACGACCCTCAAGCTCGGCACGCACGCCGTCCTCACCGAGGCGGTCCAGCTGTATCGGTCGGCCGGCTACGCCGGCGTCGAGCCGTACGGCGACACCCCGCACGTCCACCACTGGTTCGCGAAGCAGCTCACCCAGGCGGCAGACGCGCCCTAG
- a CDS encoding SanA/YdcF family protein, whose amino-acid sequence MSRRRWIVLAATAAVVALAAPTIWAYSASAGRILSNPAEAPSEDVTMVMGAGVRADGVPSRLLAGRLDVAAALYHLGRTRTLLVSGGTAPGGYDEPAAMRRYLESAGVPAEAIVEDPLGVDTWASCVRARDEFGLSRLLVVSQRFHLPRTVALCRSLGLDAVGVAHDSKDSNPPGTRQGYVREVAASVPAMVRAIFG is encoded by the coding sequence ATGAGCCGCCGGCGCTGGATCGTCCTGGCCGCCACGGCAGCCGTCGTCGCCCTGGCCGCGCCGACGATCTGGGCGTACTCCGCGAGCGCCGGGCGCATTCTGTCCAACCCCGCCGAAGCGCCGTCGGAGGACGTGACGATGGTGATGGGCGCCGGCGTCCGGGCCGACGGCGTGCCGTCGCGGCTGCTGGCCGGGCGGCTGGACGTCGCGGCCGCGCTCTATCACTTGGGCCGGACGCGGACCCTGCTGGTCAGCGGCGGGACGGCGCCGGGCGGGTACGACGAGCCGGCGGCGATGCGGCGGTACCTCGAGTCGGCCGGGGTGCCGGCGGAGGCGATCGTCGAGGACCCGCTCGGCGTCGACACCTGGGCGTCGTGCGTCCGGGCCCGCGACGAGTTCGGGCTGTCGCGGCTGTTGGTGGTGAGCCAGCGGTTCCACCTGCCGCGCACCGTCGCGCTGTGCCGGTCGCTCGGCCTCGACGCGGTCGGCGTCGCGCACGACTCGAAGGACTCCAACCCGCCCGGGACGCGGCAGGGGTACGTGCGCGAGGTGGCGGCGTCGGTGCCGGCGATGGTGCGGGCCATCTTCGGCTAG
- a CDS encoding TetR/AcrR family transcriptional regulator — protein MTKRQARGEARIEQILTAAAEAFAESGYEATSTNTIAAKAGISPGSLYQFFANKQNIAYALAKRYAAQLDELRTAAFDGADLATLPLDQVISAITGPLVEFNLANRGFKALFARPDLPPSLTAAVAPLHAALLGRVSALLSARAPELGADDVARAATVSIQLVRAMMPLIVAAEGAERAVLEGELRAVLHGYLEPVVG, from the coding sequence GTGACGAAACGGCAGGCGCGCGGGGAGGCGCGGATCGAGCAGATCCTCACGGCGGCTGCGGAGGCGTTCGCCGAGTCCGGCTACGAGGCGACCAGCACCAACACCATCGCCGCCAAGGCCGGCATCTCGCCCGGGTCGCTCTACCAGTTCTTCGCCAACAAACAGAACATCGCGTACGCGCTGGCCAAGCGCTACGCCGCGCAGCTGGACGAGTTGCGGACGGCGGCGTTCGACGGCGCCGACCTCGCCACACTGCCGCTGGACCAGGTGATCAGCGCCATCACCGGCCCGCTGGTCGAGTTCAACCTGGCCAACCGCGGGTTCAAGGCGCTGTTCGCCCGGCCGGACCTGCCGCCGTCGCTCACCGCCGCGGTCGCGCCGCTGCACGCCGCGCTGCTCGGGCGGGTGTCGGCGCTGCTGTCGGCGCGCGCGCCGGAGTTGGGGGCCGACGACGTGGCGCGGGCCGCGACGGTGTCGATCCAGCTGGTCCGGGCCATGATGCCGCTGATCGTCGCCGCCGAGGGCGCCGAGCGCGCCGTCCTGGAGGGCGAGCTGCGCGCCGTCCTGCACGGGTATCTCGAGCCGGTGGTCGGATGA
- a CDS encoding SDR family NAD(P)-dependent oxidoreductase, whose product MPTALITGASSGIGAEFARQLAARGHDVVLVARSKDRLEAQAEGLRHDHGIAATVVARDLAEPGAAAALAAEHHGTVDLLVNAAGFGTAGRFEQIAAGRDHDQLMLNVVALVDLCRGVIPGMLARGSGAVVNVGSTAGFQPSPYFATYAAGKTFVLNFSLALRAEYRGRGVRVLALCPGPTRTAFFDATGERAAIGGRMMTAEAVVRAGLRGLDRDRAYVVPGLGNALGAHLNPRRPRRLVAAMAKSVTRRVLEPSS is encoded by the coding sequence ATGCCCACCGCACTCATCACCGGAGCGTCCTCCGGCATCGGCGCCGAGTTCGCCCGTCAGCTCGCCGCCCGCGGCCACGACGTCGTCCTCGTCGCCCGCTCGAAGGACCGCCTCGAGGCACAGGCCGAAGGCCTCCGCCACGACCACGGCATCGCCGCCACCGTCGTCGCCCGCGACCTCGCCGAGCCCGGCGCGGCCGCCGCCCTCGCGGCCGAACACCACGGAACCGTCGACCTCCTCGTGAACGCCGCCGGCTTCGGCACGGCCGGCCGGTTCGAGCAGATCGCCGCCGGCCGCGACCACGACCAGCTCATGCTCAACGTCGTCGCGCTCGTCGACCTGTGCCGCGGCGTCATCCCGGGCATGCTCGCGCGTGGCAGCGGCGCCGTCGTCAACGTCGGCTCGACCGCGGGCTTCCAGCCGTCGCCGTACTTCGCGACGTACGCCGCGGGCAAGACGTTCGTGCTCAACTTCAGCCTCGCGCTGCGCGCGGAGTACCGCGGCCGCGGCGTCCGCGTGCTCGCCCTCTGCCCCGGCCCGACCCGGACGGCGTTCTTCGACGCCACCGGCGAGCGGGCGGCGATCGGCGGCCGGATGATGACGGCGGAGGCGGTGGTCCGCGCCGGCCTGCGCGGCCTCGACCGCGACCGCGCCTACGTCGTCCCGGGCCTGGGCAACGCGCTCGGCGCACACCTCAACCCGCGGCGGCCGCGGCGACTGGTCGCCGCGATGGCGAAGTCGGTCACCCGGCGCGTCCTCGAACCCTCTAGCTAA
- the hisD gene encoding histidinol dehydrogenase, which translates to MIRRIDLRGRLAAGESLDYRTLVPRAPIDVEAALEAVRPICDDVRQRGLAAVKELTLRFDGVELEQVRVAQGDIDDALGTLDPRVRAALEESIRRARLVHADQRRTDTTTTVVAGGTVTERWIPVRRVGLYVPGGLAVYPSSVVMNVVPAQAAGVQSLAVASPPQARAGGLPHPTILAACALLGVTEVYAVGGAQALAMLAYGIDGEVEPVDLVTGPGNVYVAAAKRLLRGVVGIDAEAGPTEIAVLADATADPRHVAADLVSQAEHDPLAASVLVTDSEALADAVTAELDLRAKSTKHDERVRTALAGEQSGIVLVDDLAQGLAVVDAYAAEHLEIQTRDATLVAQRVRNAGAVFVGPWSPVSLGDYAAGSNHVLPTGGSARHSSGLSVQTFLRGVHVVEYDETALRAVADTVRTLADAEDLPAHGEAITARFEDET; encoded by the coding sequence GTGATACGCCGCATCGACCTGCGGGGGAGGCTCGCCGCCGGCGAGAGCCTCGACTACCGCACGCTCGTCCCACGCGCCCCGATCGACGTCGAGGCGGCGCTCGAGGCCGTGCGGCCGATCTGCGACGACGTGCGGCAGCGGGGGCTGGCGGCGGTCAAGGAGCTGACGCTGCGGTTCGACGGGGTCGAGCTGGAGCAGGTGCGGGTCGCCCAGGGCGACATCGACGACGCGCTCGGCACCCTCGACCCCAGGGTCAGGGCAGCGCTCGAGGAGTCCATCCGCCGCGCCCGCCTCGTCCACGCCGACCAGCGCCGCACCGACACGACCACGACGGTGGTCGCCGGCGGGACGGTCACCGAGCGGTGGATCCCGGTCCGCCGTGTCGGCCTCTACGTGCCCGGCGGCTTGGCGGTCTACCCGAGCAGCGTCGTCATGAACGTCGTCCCGGCGCAGGCCGCGGGGGTGCAGAGCCTCGCCGTCGCGAGCCCGCCCCAAGCACGAGCCGGCGGCCTGCCGCACCCGACCATCCTGGCGGCCTGCGCGCTGCTCGGCGTCACCGAGGTGTACGCGGTCGGCGGCGCCCAGGCGCTCGCGATGCTCGCCTACGGCATCGACGGTGAAGTAGAGCCGGTCGACCTGGTGACGGGGCCCGGCAACGTCTACGTCGCGGCGGCGAAGCGGCTGCTGCGCGGGGTCGTGGGCATCGATGCCGAGGCGGGGCCGACGGAGATCGCCGTGCTGGCCGACGCGACGGCCGACCCCAGGCACGTCGCCGCCGACCTCGTCAGCCAGGCCGAACACGACCCGCTCGCGGCGTCGGTGCTGGTCACCGACAGCGAAGCGCTCGCCGACGCCGTCACCGCCGAGCTCGACCTGCGCGCCAAGAGCACGAAGCACGACGAACGGGTCCGGACGGCGCTGGCCGGCGAGCAGTCCGGCATCGTCCTCGTCGACGACCTCGCGCAGGGCCTGGCCGTCGTCGACGCCTACGCCGCGGAGCACCTGGAGATCCAGACCCGCGACGCGACACTGGTCGCACAACGCGTCCGCAACGCCGGCGCCGTCTTCGTCGGCCCCTGGTCACCGGTCAGCCTCGGCGACTACGCGGCCGGCTCCAACCACGTGCTCCCCACCGGCGGCAGCGCGCGGCACTCGTCCGGCCTGTCGGTGCAGACGTTCCTGCGCGGCGTCCACGTCGTCGAGTACGACGAGACCGCCCTGCGCGCCGTCGCCGACACCGTCCGGACCCTCGCCGACGCCGAGGACCTGCCCGCCCACGGCGAGGCGATCACGGCGCGGTTCGAGGACGAGACATGA